The sequence CGTTGGGGGTGTCGTCTTGGCGATATGGACAATTGGTATTAGTTGTCTAGGCAAGTGCCAATCAGGCAAGCGCCTGTGAGGCTAACGCCGTCGAGTTGAGTGCTGCTCAGGTCGGCGCAGAGCAGGTTGGCACCTCCCAGCGAGGCTCCCGACAGGTTGGCCTGCCGCAGATCGGCTTCTTCGAGATTGGCATTGTCGAGCCTGGCCCCCTGCAAATCGGTCTGCGACAGGTCGGCCCCCTTGAGGTTGGTATCGCTGAGGTTAGCGCCGCGCAGATCGGCCCCGCGCAGGTCTACCCCTTGCAGGTTGACCCCCATCAGATTGCAGCCGCTCAAAAACGCTCCCGCCAGACTGACGCCGCTCAGCCGTGACCCCATGAGGTTGGCCCCGCGCAGGTTGGCCCCGCGCAGGTCGGCCCCGGTGAGATCGCACTGCATGAGGTTAGCCCCCCACAGGTTGGCCCGCAGGTCGCTGCCCACCAGGCTGGCTCCCATCAGGTTAGCCCCCTCTAGGTGAGCCTTAGCCAGCGAGGCGCGGTTGAGATCGGCCCCCATCAGGCTGGCTCCAGCGAGGTGGACGCCGGCCAAATCAGCGCCAGAGAGGTCTTCATCTTCGAGGTCAGCTCCGGCGAGATGACGGAGTTTTCCCGCTCGCAGGGCGGCAATATCTATAGAATCGCTGGGCACAGAGGTCACCACGGAGGTCACTATCGAGGGAGCAGTTCAGAGGAAGCGGGGAAGACGGAAGTTTGATCGGCGATGTCGGGGTTCAATAGCCCCGACCCCAACGTAATTTTAGTCGGTATTGTGGGCAAGCTCATGCCCTGCTGGAGACCCAGCACCATTAGCTCTAGGATTTCGACTAGTTTAGGATCCCACCGTTGACCGGCTTCGGCCTGGCAGGTGCTCAATACCGTGCCGAAGATAGACAGATTGTCAGCGTTAGGAGCTTGGTCGTGGCGGGCAGCGGCCACCCGCCGCTGAAATTCGGCTACCAGCGCCAGCATGCGCGATTCTAGTGGTACGGCATCGCCGGTAAGTCCAGCGGGGTAGCCGCTGCCGTCCCAGCATTCGCCCTGGTGGGCAATGATGGCGGCCACGGCCCGCATGCGGGGCATGAGCCGCAGGGCCTGAACCTCAGGAATCAGCGGGCAGCTGGGCCCGTCCCCATCGAGCAAGGCTGAATCGGGGGCCGGGGCAATGCGGTGCAGCATCCCCGCCAGCCGCAGCCGCTGGAGTTGCCAGGCGGGCAGATCGAGGAGCTGGCCCATCATTTCTAGCAAAGACACCACTTCGCTGGCGGCCAGGGGGTTGACTGGGTCGCTAAAATCGACCAGCTGGGCCATACGCAAGAAGGCCTGAAGCTCGTTAGAAAACAAGTTTTGGTCGAGGTCGTCAACCAGGCTGTAGGCCAGGTTGCCTTGAAGGTCATTGCGGCTGTTTTGCAGGTAGTGCACGACCTGGGTAACGGTGTGGCTAACCGCCGTTGATGCATCGTTGCGGAGAGCTGGATTTTGCTGCTTGAGGCTGGTCAGGTGGGCAGTTAGCTGGGCCTGAAGATCGGGGTTGTAGCGACCGACATGGGCGATCGCCAGTTCGATAGTTTCTGCTACCAGAGCTGAGTCAAAGGTCCAAAATCCGTAGAACTTGCGCTCTAGGTCGTGCTCGGGAACGCCGGCTTTGCCGTAGTCGGCCACCGATAGCTCTTGGCACAGCACCATAGCGGTGTAGTCGGGGGAGAGAATGATCAGGTGCCACTCTTCGGCCACGGGGTCGTCGCTGGCCAGGTCAACTAGGGCGACATTCTCGCGCTGGCTGGTGGGGTGGTCGTGAAAGCCGGCCTCAGAGGCGGCCATAATCACAACCTGCTGGGCTTGGTCGGCGATCGCACTGTAGCGATCGGCTTCTTGTAAATACCATTTGCCCCGCTGAAAAGCCGTAATCACGAGAGGGGCGGAGTTAGAGGTTAAAATACAGTCTTCTAAGGCGTGGCAGAGAGCAACCAGAGTATTTTTGTAGTAAACGCCATAATTTAGCGGTGTGGTGTCTGGTTCCGTGCGACCGTCGACCAACAGCTTGAGTATTGACCCTTCCAGCATTGCAGCCCTCTAAATAACCCCGGCTTAGATAATTAGGATGATAACGCAGCTCGAGCGGAGAGCGGGGGCCGCACGGCGATCGCGGGGGTATCGTTCGGGTTGAGCGGCTGGGGTTCTGGTATTGGGCCTGTTTGGCCGATCGCTGCCACAATTTGCGAGGTTGCCTAGCTCAGCAGGTCTGCGATCGCTCTGCGAATAAATTCCTCATCCTCGGGGTTTTGATAAGGGTTGCCCGCCCGATGGCCCCAGATTGAGGGAATCGGGCGATATTCGGCGTTGGCGATCAGCGCCGCCTCGGCCTCGCAGTCTTCGGGGGTGAAATAGAGGTCAGTGGTGGCGGGCATAACTAGGGTTTGGGCCGTAATTGCCGCCATGGCCTTGGCATAATCGCCCTGGTAAATAGGATTGTCGCCCACGTCGCAGCGCAGCCAGGTGTCGATCATCGCCAGCAGGTTGTGGGGGTCGCGCTGGCGGTAACCCGCCTCCCAACCGCGCAAAATGTAATCTTCGAGCGAGTCGTAGCCCCAGGCCAGGTAGGGCTTAGCCCGGTAGTAGGCCTGCGAGGCCGCCCAGCTGGCGTAGATCTGGGCAAAGGTGTGAAAGCCGCGATCGGGGGTAGCCTCAAACCGTTCGCCGTTCCAGGCTGGGTCGCTGGTTAGCGCCGACCGCAAACTATAGAGAAAGAGTTTGTTGTGGTCGGTGGTTTTGGCGGTGCCGCAGAGGGTCGCAAGGCGCTGCACCCGCTCAGGGTAGATCGCCCCCCAGTGATAGCCCTGCTGGGCTCCCATCGACCAGCCGTAGACCAGGGCCAGGTGGTCAATGCCTAAGGAGTCTACGAGCTCCCTTTGGGCGCGCACGTTGTCGTAGTGGGTAAAGTAAACGCCGGGCTGGGCCACCGCCGGGCAGGTGCTGGGCGAGGTCGAGAGGCCGTTGCCAAACATATTCACCATCACCACGCACCAGTGGCTGGGGTCGAGAATGCCGCCGGGGCGCACCAGCCAATTGACATCGGTGTGCTGCGCCCCGTAGGAGGTGGGGTAGAGAATGGCATTGCTGCGATCGCAGTTCAACTCGCCATCGATCTGATACACCACCTCGGCCTCGGGCAGCACCACCCCGCACTGTAGCGGAAAGTCTTTGAGCGTCAACCGACTGGGAGAGGCCATAGCGGCTCCTTGGGCTCTACAGGCTTGGGCTTGAAGTTGAGAAATTATTTAAATAGAGCCGCTACAATCCCGCGATTAACCCCCACGTAGCCCGCATCAATCCGTTCAAAGTAGGGCTTGAGCTGGCCATGGGCAGCGGGCAACATCGCAAACGGAATCGACGGGTACAGGTGGTGCTCGGCGTGAAAAGGCATGTTCCACATGATCCAGCGCAAGGGCCAGAGGGTGAGGGTGGTGCGGGTATTGATCAGCGGGTTGGCATCGTTGGGGCAGCCGGTGTGCTCGGCCAACAGCACAAACCGTAGCAGGGGTTGGCCTACCGCCAGGGGCAGCACCCAGTAGGTGATCAAAAACCAAGGATTGCCCAGCAGCGTCGAGACCCCCACGATGGCGGCATAGGTGGCAAGCTGCAACCGCACCGATCGCACGACTTCACCCTGGGCACTTGCGGGCAGATAATACATCCCTTCCAGTTGTCCCAGCGCCACCCGGCTGTGGCAGCGCACTTTGCCCATCCACCAGGGAATGCCGCTGAGCTGCCAGAGATAGTTGCCGAGGCTCGTGGGCTTGGGGTCGTCGAGCTCAGGGTCTTTGCCCGGAATTTGAGTGTAGCGGTGGTGCCACTTGTGGTAGCGCCGATAAAAGCCGCTGTTATAGAACGACAGCAGCCCGGCCAGCCAGGCCGCACCATCGTTCAGGCGGGGGTTGGCAAAGGCGGTGCGATGGCAGCACTCGTGCATGGGGCAAAACATTAACGCTAGACCCGCTCCGCAAAGTATGAGGGCAGGTAGCGCTAGCCCCAGGGGAGCCGTGCCCCATAGCCAGCCACCGAGGACGATAACGGCTAAATGACCAGCAAAGCGAACCCCGCCTGCCCAGTTAGAGCGTTGGTTGAGGGTTGTTAGGGCTTCAGCCGATAAAATTTGACGCGGCTGGGAGGGCAATGAACTCGGTTCAGCAACGGGTGTAGTATTCGTAAGCATGGTGAACGGATGGCTAACGGAGAGTTGACAAGGGGTAATACTGAAAAAAGCAAGGGCGAGAACCTGGGCACCCATTTGCGGCTTGCCCGTGGCTGACGTTGCCCTAACGACCCGCTGGCTGAGCTGCCAGCCAAAACAACCATTACTTAACTTGTTATGACAAGTGAGTTTAGCACAGTTGCCTATGGCTGACAAAGCCATGTCTGGCAATCCTGACCCTGAGCCTGTTTGAGGCTAACTACCGCTTGCGCTAATCATGTCTACTCCCCTGCACATCAGTATTTCGGAAAAGCTGCGCCACCAAATTCAGGTGGGGGAGTATGCGGCGGGCGATCGCCTGCCCAGTGAGCACCAGCTGATGGAAACCTTTGGCGTTAGCCGCATTACCGCTCGCCAGGCGGTAGCCAATTTGGTCAGCCAGGGGCTAGCGATCGCCTACCGAGGCAAAGGCGTCTTTGTCACGCCGCAGAAAAAGGTCACCTACTCGCTCTCTAGTCCGCTGGTGTTTCTAGAGCAAGATATGACCCGTCAGGGAGTAGTCTTCTCCTTTGAAAATTTGGAGTTTGAGCCGATTCTGGCTCCGACCGAGGTGGCGGCTATTCTAGAAATCCCAACCCAGTCTCAGGTCTATCGGCAAAAAAAGCTGTTTCGCATGGATGGAGCCGCCGGAGCGGTAGATGTTTCTTATCTGGTGGCCGATCTGGGGCAGCGATTTGCGTCACTGCTAGAGCAGCAAATGACCTTCCCTACCCTGGCCCAACATGGCATTCCCATCGACCGGCTCGATGGTGTAGTTGAGTGTACCCACGCTGACTATGACCTCAGCGGCTATCTGGAGGTCCCCCTAGGGCACGCGCTCATGGTCTACCGCTACACAGCCTACTCCCGCCATCAGCAGCCGGTGCTCCACGGGGCCACCATTTCGCGGGCCGATCGCTTCTGCTATTCGCTGAGTACCCAGGCCCAGCCGGAATGATCGCCCATTGGGGCGGCGGCCTCAACTTGTGGCCTTACCTTTAGAGGGACCTCTTTCAGGAGAGCTGCGATCGCCCATGGCCCCTATCCCCTCGCACCGCCACCAGGAACGCTCCCGCCTGGGGTTCATGGTGCTGCTATATGCCGTGCAAGCGGCCAGCAGCAATCCGGGGTTAGCCTACCTGCCGGTCGCCGCCTACCTGACCCACACGCTAGATCTGTCGGCCAGTCAACTGGCTAGTTTTCAGGCCATGGTGTTGTTCCCCTGGTTGATCAAGCCCCTGTGGGCGCTGCTGACAGACAATGTCGCCCTGGGGAAATATCGGGTCAAGGGCTACCTGATGTTGGCGTACAGCCTGGTGGTTGTGGGGTTTGGCTGGCTGGGGCAGCTAGGGCAGCCTACGGCGGCAGAACTACTGGTCGGCATTGGCATCATTTCTGCGGCGGTGGCCGTTTCTGATGTCCTAGCTGACCGGTGGATGGTTATCGAAGGGCAACAGCGACAGCGAACGAATGTGTATCAGGCGGCTCAGTGGGTGGGGTGGGGTGGGACGGCAGTGGCGATGTTTCTAGCTGGGGGCTGGCTGGCTGATCGGGTTGCCCTCAGCCAGGTGTTTTGGCTCAGTACTCTGTTGCCCGGGGTCGCTTTGCTGCTGGTGGTCTGGCAGCTCCCCGAGCAACCGGCCCCTAACCCAGGCCTGCGGGTGCGTTGGCCGCAGTTTAGCCAAGCCCTCAGACAGCCTGAGCTACTCCGGGTAATGGGTCTGGTGGCAGTGCTCCAACTCGGTCCGCTGCCGGTAGATTATCTCTATCAGACCCAGGAACTGGGTTTTGACAACGGGGTGATTGGCCAACTCAGGGCATTAGAGGGCATCGGCACGGTGCTGGGCGCTTTGGGCTTTGGGCTGTGGGCCTGGCGATGGTCTCCGACCGCCCAGCCGCTGCTGAGCCTCGCGGTTGGGGGCCAGGCGGGGGCGATTCTCAGTCTGGCGTTTATGCAGGATGTCACTTCGGCCTACGGGGTCTACCTGGTGCGCGGCCTGCTAGGAATTGTAGGATTTCTGGGATTATTTGGGCGAGTTGCGCCCGCTTGTCCCCCCATTGCTGCGGGCTTCACCTATGCCTTGCTGGTATCAATCTCAAATTTTGCCGTTAGCCTGGGGCTGGTGGTGGGGGGCACCCTCTATGACCTCGGGCTACCGTTTGGCACCATTGCCGTAATCGGGGCGGGCTACACCCTGGCTATCGGCAGTTGGCTGATTTGCCGCCAGGCTTAAGGCTTTTGGGCGGCAGCCCCAACGGTGACCTGCCTGCTTATGGCGGCTTTTTTAGCCGCGCCACTCCGCGCGATCGCCAGTGGGCAAAGGGGCGAGTGAGCGTGTCCCAGACTTTGCGAAACAGCAAACGACCGTTGCTCGTCTGCCACGGGGGCGATAGGCGTAGCGCTCGGTAAACCAAGGTCAGAGCTGGACCATAATCGCGTTGCTCCCAATGCACTTTGGCCACACAGGCGTAGACGATCGCCTTGATATACGCTTCGGCTGCTTCGGCCTCTACGGTAGCTAAGGCCCGTTGGCTGGCCTGCTGAGCCTGGTGGTATTGGCCCAGAGCGGCGTAGCAGTAGGCCTGGTGAGCCATGATAATGGCGATCATGCCGTTCCCTTCGCCGATGCGACGGGCTACGCTTTCGGCCTGGTTGAAGTAGGCGATCGCCTCAGCACAATGGCTCAGACCGTAGGCATAGATCACGCCTAGATCGTTTAAGACTAGGGCTTCTCGGTTACAGCAGTAGATTTCGCGGTAGAGGGCCAGACTTTGCTGGCCGTGGGCGA is a genomic window of Nodosilinea sp. E11 containing:
- a CDS encoding pentapeptide repeat-containing protein, coding for MDIAALRAGKLRHLAGADLEDEDLSGADLAGVHLAGASLMGADLNRASLAKAHLEGANLMGASLVGSDLRANLWGANLMQCDLTGADLRGANLRGANLMGSRLSGVSLAGAFLSGCNLMGVNLQGVDLRGADLRGANLSDTNLKGADLSQTDLQGARLDNANLEEADLRQANLSGASLGGANLLCADLSSTQLDGVSLTGACLIGTCLDN
- a CDS encoding DICT sensory domain-containing protein, yielding MLEGSILKLLVDGRTEPDTTPLNYGVYYKNTLVALCHALEDCILTSNSAPLVITAFQRGKWYLQEADRYSAIADQAQQVVIMAASEAGFHDHPTSQRENVALVDLASDDPVAEEWHLIILSPDYTAMVLCQELSVADYGKAGVPEHDLERKFYGFWTFDSALVAETIELAIAHVGRYNPDLQAQLTAHLTSLKQQNPALRNDASTAVSHTVTQVVHYLQNSRNDLQGNLAYSLVDDLDQNLFSNELQAFLRMAQLVDFSDPVNPLAASEVVSLLEMMGQLLDLPAWQLQRLRLAGMLHRIAPAPDSALLDGDGPSCPLIPEVQALRLMPRMRAVAAIIAHQGECWDGSGYPAGLTGDAVPLESRMLALVAEFQRRVAAARHDQAPNADNLSIFGTVLSTCQAEAGQRWDPKLVEILELMVLGLQQGMSLPTIPTKITLGSGLLNPDIADQTSVFPASSELLPR
- a CDS encoding alpha/beta fold hydrolase, with the protein product MASPSRLTLKDFPLQCGVVLPEAEVVYQIDGELNCDRSNAILYPTSYGAQHTDVNWLVRPGGILDPSHWCVVMVNMFGNGLSTSPSTCPAVAQPGVYFTHYDNVRAQRELVDSLGIDHLALVYGWSMGAQQGYHWGAIYPERVQRLATLCGTAKTTDHNKLFLYSLRSALTSDPAWNGERFEATPDRGFHTFAQIYASWAASQAYYRAKPYLAWGYDSLEDYILRGWEAGYRQRDPHNLLAMIDTWLRCDVGDNPIYQGDYAKAMAAITAQTLVMPATTDLYFTPEDCEAEAALIANAEYRPIPSIWGHRAGNPYQNPEDEEFIRRAIADLLS
- a CDS encoding fatty acid desaturase; translated protein: MLTNTTPVAEPSSLPSQPRQILSAEALTTLNQRSNWAGGVRFAGHLAVIVLGGWLWGTAPLGLALPALILCGAGLALMFCPMHECCHRTAFANPRLNDGAAWLAGLLSFYNSGFYRRYHKWHHRYTQIPGKDPELDDPKPTSLGNYLWQLSGIPWWMGKVRCHSRVALGQLEGMYYLPASAQGEVVRSVRLQLATYAAIVGVSTLLGNPWFLITYWVLPLAVGQPLLRFVLLAEHTGCPNDANPLINTRTTLTLWPLRWIMWNMPFHAEHHLYPSIPFAMLPAAHGQLKPYFERIDAGYVGVNRGIVAALFK
- a CDS encoding GntR family transcriptional regulator; its protein translation is MSTPLHISISEKLRHQIQVGEYAAGDRLPSEHQLMETFGVSRITARQAVANLVSQGLAIAYRGKGVFVTPQKKVTYSLSSPLVFLEQDMTRQGVVFSFENLEFEPILAPTEVAAILEIPTQSQVYRQKKLFRMDGAAGAVDVSYLVADLGQRFASLLEQQMTFPTLAQHGIPIDRLDGVVECTHADYDLSGYLEVPLGHALMVYRYTAYSRHQQPVLHGATISRADRFCYSLSTQAQPE